One part of the Quercus lobata isolate SW786 chromosome 7, ValleyOak3.0 Primary Assembly, whole genome shotgun sequence genome encodes these proteins:
- the LOC115951264 gene encoding 40S ribosomal protein S23 translates to MGKTRGMGAGRKLKSHRRRQRWADKSYKKSHLGNEWKKPFAGSSHAKGIVLEKIGIEAKQPNSAIRKCARVQLIKNGKKIAAFVPNDGCLNYIEENDEVLIAGFGRKGHAVGDIPGVRFKVVKVSGVSLLALFKEKKEKPRS, encoded by the exons ATGGG GAAAACACGTGGTATGGGAGCTGGTCGTAAGCTGAAGTCCCACCGTAGAAGACAAAGGTGGGCCGACAAGTCATACAAAAAGTCTCACCTTGGTAATGAATGGAAGAAGCCATTTGCTGGGTCTTCCCACGCAAAGGGAATTGTCCTAGAGAAGAT AGGTATTGAGGCCAAACAGCCAAACTCTGCTATTAGGAAATGTGCTAGAGTTCAACTAATCAAAAATGGGAAAAAGATTGCTGCATTTGTCCCCAACGATGGTTGCTTGAACTACATTGAAGAAAAC GATGAGGTTTTGATTGCTGGATTTGGACGTAAGGGTCATGCTGTCGGAGATATTCCTGGTGTTAGATTCAAGGTTGTGAAGGTTTCTGGTGTCTCCCTGTTGGCTCTCTTCaaggagaagaaggagaagCCCAGGTCTTAA